One segment of Streptomyces sp. NA02950 DNA contains the following:
- a CDS encoding DUF6104 family protein — protein MYFTDRGIEELAQRRGEEEVTFEWLAEQLRTFVDLNPDFEVPVERLATWLARLDDEDDDL, from the coding sequence TTGTACTTCACCGACCGCGGCATCGAGGAGCTGGCACAGCGACGCGGCGAGGAGGAGGTCACCTTCGAGTGGCTGGCCGAGCAGCTGCGGACCTTCGTCGATCTGAACCCGGACTTCGAGGTGCCGGTGGAGCGGCTGGCGACCTGGCTGGCGCGGCTCGACGACGAGGACGACGACCTCTGA
- a CDS encoding NAD(P)-dependent oxidoreductase produces MQADRPAVSVIGLGSMGSALAAAFLDRGHPTTVWNRSEHKAAPLSERGAHRAATPGAAVTASPLIVACVLDYPALRTVLDPVAASLAGRTLVNLTSGSPEQAREMAEWARSHGADYLDGAIMTTPPGVGSSAMMFLYSGPREVFDTHRPALESLGDPLHLDTDPGLASLYDAALLGLMWSAMTGWLHGTALVGAEKTAATSFTPVAIRWLTAVAGFLTTYAPQVDAARYPGDDATVDIQIAAIDHLIHAAAARGIDNSLPELLKRTMERTSAAGHGSDSYASVIEVLRDPAAR; encoded by the coding sequence ATGCAAGCTGACCGCCCGGCCGTCAGTGTCATCGGACTGGGATCGATGGGCTCGGCGCTGGCCGCCGCGTTCCTCGACCGAGGCCATCCGACCACCGTGTGGAACCGCTCGGAACACAAGGCCGCGCCGCTGTCCGAACGGGGTGCCCACCGCGCCGCGACACCCGGGGCGGCGGTCACGGCGAGCCCGCTGATCGTCGCGTGTGTCCTGGACTACCCGGCGCTGCGCACCGTGCTCGACCCCGTCGCCGCTTCCCTCGCGGGCCGGACCCTGGTCAACCTCACCTCCGGCTCCCCGGAGCAGGCCCGGGAGATGGCCGAATGGGCCCGGTCGCACGGGGCCGACTATCTGGACGGCGCGATCATGACCACTCCGCCCGGGGTGGGCAGCTCCGCGATGATGTTTCTCTACAGCGGTCCGCGGGAGGTCTTCGACACCCACCGCCCGGCGCTGGAGTCCCTGGGCGACCCCCTGCACCTGGACACCGACCCGGGACTGGCGTCCCTCTACGACGCCGCGCTGCTCGGCCTGATGTGGTCGGCCATGACCGGCTGGCTGCACGGCACCGCGCTGGTCGGCGCGGAGAAGACGGCGGCCACGTCCTTCACCCCGGTCGCGATCCGCTGGCTGACCGCCGTGGCCGGTTTCCTGACCACCTACGCACCCCAGGTGGATGCCGCCCGCTACCCGGGCGACGACGCCACCGTCGACATCCAGATCGCGGCGATCGACCACCTGATCCACGCCGCAGCGGCCCGCGGGATCGACAACTCCCTGCCGGAACTGCTGAAGCGCACCATGGAACGGACCAGCGCCGCGGGCCACGGCTCCGACAGCTACGCGAGCGTGATCGAGGTGCTGAGGGACCCGGCCGCCCGCTGA
- a CDS encoding GlxA family transcriptional regulator, translating to MPAGSVAVVVTEEIGVPSWDLYELSIPCTVFGKPQPDLADPWYDLRLCGTGAGAGGSPTGGGLSLRTPYRLEDLVGADTVIVPSVPDVCVEEGAPLPRELIAALRRAAAAGARMVSLCTGAFALAEAGLLDGRRATAHWMHTAQLAGRYPKVRVDDSVLYVDEGDVLTSAGLTAGLDLCLHLVRRDLGAHIANQLARRMVVPAHRPGGQAQFIDLSVPARDDAGLSPVLDWARAHLDRPLTVEDLARRAAMSPRTLYRRLHAATGTTPLRWLLGQRLARAQSLLESTDLPIEKVGELSGLGTANNLRHHFLRHIGVSPGDYRRAFPARPPRAAP from the coding sequence ATGCCCGCTGGTTCCGTCGCCGTGGTGGTGACCGAGGAGATCGGGGTCCCCTCCTGGGACCTGTACGAACTGAGCATCCCCTGCACGGTCTTCGGCAAGCCGCAGCCCGATCTGGCCGACCCCTGGTACGACCTGCGGCTGTGCGGTACGGGGGCGGGGGCCGGCGGCTCCCCCACCGGGGGCGGGCTGTCGCTGCGCACCCCGTACCGGCTCGAGGACCTCGTGGGCGCCGACACCGTCATCGTGCCCTCGGTGCCCGACGTCTGCGTCGAGGAGGGCGCACCGCTGCCGCGGGAGCTGATCGCGGCCCTGCGCCGGGCCGCCGCGGCGGGCGCCCGCATGGTCTCCCTGTGCACCGGCGCCTTCGCGCTCGCCGAGGCGGGGCTGCTCGACGGGCGCCGGGCGACCGCGCACTGGATGCACACCGCCCAACTGGCCGGGCGCTACCCGAAGGTGCGGGTGGACGACTCGGTGCTCTACGTGGACGAGGGGGACGTACTGACCAGCGCCGGGCTGACCGCCGGGCTCGACCTCTGTCTCCATCTGGTGCGCCGCGACCTGGGCGCGCACATCGCCAACCAGCTGGCCCGCCGGATGGTGGTGCCCGCCCACCGGCCCGGCGGCCAGGCCCAGTTCATCGATCTGTCGGTGCCCGCCCGTGACGACGCGGGGCTGTCGCCCGTACTGGACTGGGCCCGTGCGCATCTGGACCGGCCGCTGACCGTCGAGGACCTGGCGCGGCGGGCCGCGATGAGCCCGCGCACCCTCTACCGCCGTCTCCACGCGGCCACCGGGACGACCCCGCTGCGCTGGCTGCTCGGCCAGCGGCTGGCCCGGGCCCAGAGCCTGCTGGAGTCGACCGACCTGCCGATCGAGAAGGTGGGAGAGCTCAGCGGCCTCGGCACGGCGAACAACCTCCGCCACCACTTCCTCCGGCACATCGGTGTGTCGCCCGGCGACTACCGGCGGGCCTTCCCCGCCCGGCCGCCCCGGGCCGCGCCCTAG
- a CDS encoding AfsR/SARP family transcriptional regulator, producing the protein MRVNVLGPLTLSHGALSGVPSAMKPRKVLSLLLLSDGRMVPVQSLMAELWGDGPPRTGQTTLQTYILHLRKLLAQVLGIPPAVVAREVLQTRPGGYALVLRPGQLDVHDYRRLVTEGECALEVGDERTADAAFRQALALWQGPALVDVTPLGRPLQAEVARLEESRLTVTERGIETRLRLGGHLEVLSDLASLVVEHRFHEGLHGQYMLALHRSGQRTRALAVYQRLRMAMTEELGLEPSVKLQRLQQAVLVSDPRLDHEAGAPGRGPVVA; encoded by the coding sequence ATGCGTGTGAACGTCCTCGGACCGCTGACGCTGAGCCATGGCGCCCTGTCCGGAGTTCCCAGCGCGATGAAGCCACGCAAGGTCCTGTCCCTGCTGCTGCTCAGCGACGGCCGGATGGTGCCGGTGCAGTCGCTGATGGCCGAGCTGTGGGGCGACGGGCCGCCGCGGACGGGCCAGACCACGCTCCAGACCTACATCCTGCACTTGCGCAAGCTGCTCGCCCAGGTGCTGGGCATCCCCCCGGCCGTTGTCGCCCGGGAGGTCCTCCAGACCAGACCCGGGGGGTACGCCCTGGTGCTGCGCCCCGGTCAGCTCGATGTCCACGACTACCGCCGGCTCGTCACCGAGGGCGAATGCGCGCTGGAGGTCGGCGACGAACGGACCGCGGACGCCGCCTTCCGCCAGGCGCTCGCCCTGTGGCAGGGCCCGGCCCTGGTCGATGTCACCCCGCTCGGCCGCCCGCTCCAGGCGGAGGTGGCCCGGCTGGAGGAGTCCCGGCTCACCGTCACCGAGCGCGGGATCGAGACCCGGCTGCGGCTCGGCGGCCATCTGGAGGTGCTGAGCGACCTGGCCTCCCTGGTGGTCGAGCACCGCTTCCACGAGGGCCTCCACGGCCAGTACATGCTGGCCCTGCACCGCTCCGGCCAGCGCACCCGTGCCCTGGCGGTCTACCAGCGGCTGCGGATGGCGATGACCGAGGAACTGGGCCTGGAGCCCTCCGTGAAGCTCCAGCGCCTCCAGCAGGCGGTCCTGGTCTCCGACCCCCGGCTGGACCACGAGGCGGGGGCGCCGGGGCGCGGGCCGGTGGTGGCCTAG
- a CDS encoding TetR/AcrR family transcriptional regulator has protein sequence MRTDNGPRRAAVGRPMGPQPAKRQAILEAAVAVFLREGYTRAGVDVIADEARVSKQTVYNHFGDKERLFIAAVEGERERVAAEFATGAPCVPEQFDGGDARTALTALGHRVLEVLLDERASALRRLVIAEVARHPALRPACAEGEPQQLVVWLAGMLDRRTGSGELSVPDPLAAAQQFVALLVQQGLYQSMYGTRPIAAETAASICEKAADLFVRAYRT, from the coding sequence TTGCGAACGGACAACGGTCCCCGGCGTGCCGCCGTGGGCCGCCCGATGGGCCCCCAGCCCGCCAAGCGCCAGGCGATCCTGGAGGCGGCCGTGGCCGTCTTCCTGCGCGAGGGATACACCCGGGCCGGCGTGGACGTCATCGCCGATGAGGCCCGGGTCTCCAAGCAGACCGTCTACAACCACTTCGGCGACAAGGAACGGCTGTTCATCGCTGCCGTGGAGGGGGAACGGGAGCGGGTGGCCGCCGAGTTCGCCACCGGTGCGCCGTGCGTCCCCGAGCAGTTCGACGGCGGCGACGCCCGCACCGCGCTGACCGCCCTCGGCCACCGGGTGCTCGAGGTCCTGCTCGACGAACGGGCCTCCGCGCTGCGCCGCCTGGTCATCGCCGAGGTCGCCCGCCACCCCGCGCTGCGGCCCGCGTGCGCGGAGGGCGAGCCCCAGCAACTGGTCGTCTGGCTCGCCGGGATGCTGGACCGCCGCACCGGCAGCGGTGAGCTGAGCGTCCCCGATCCGCTCGCGGCCGCCCAGCAGTTCGTGGCCCTGCTGGTGCAGCAGGGCCTCTACCAGTCCATGTACGGCACCCGCCCGATCGCCGCCGAGACGGCGGCCTCCATCTGCGAGAAGGCCGCCGACCTGTTTGTCCGCGCGTACCGCACTTGA
- a CDS encoding malonic semialdehyde reductase has protein sequence MSAPENSDALRHLTLAPEAQRQLFLEARTANTFTGEPVTEEQIRAVYELVKYAPTSMNQQPMRIVLVRSPEARDRLVPHMTGRNQEKTAKAPLVAVLAADLDFHEELPRLVPFMENPQNVFAEPGPREASARFNTALQVGYFILGVRAAGLAAGPMIGFDHAAVSKEFFGDGRHQAVCVVNIGRPGPDAWMGRLPRLPYEEVVTTV, from the coding sequence ATGAGCGCACCGGAGAACAGCGATGCCCTGCGGCACCTCACCCTGGCGCCGGAGGCGCAACGGCAGCTGTTCCTGGAGGCCCGCACGGCGAACACCTTCACCGGTGAACCGGTGACGGAGGAGCAGATCCGCGCCGTCTACGAGTTGGTCAAGTACGCGCCCACCTCGATGAACCAGCAGCCGATGCGGATCGTGCTGGTCCGCTCCCCGGAGGCGCGGGACCGGCTGGTGCCGCATATGACCGGGCGCAACCAGGAGAAGACGGCGAAGGCGCCGCTGGTGGCCGTGCTCGCCGCCGACCTGGACTTCCACGAGGAGCTGCCCCGGCTGGTGCCCTTCATGGAGAACCCGCAGAACGTCTTCGCCGAACCGGGCCCCCGCGAGGCGTCCGCCCGGTTCAACACCGCGCTCCAGGTGGGCTACTTCATCCTGGGCGTACGCGCCGCCGGTCTCGCCGCCGGGCCCATGATCGGCTTCGACCACGCCGCCGTCTCCAAGGAGTTCTTCGGCGACGGACGGCACCAGGCGGTGTGCGTGGTCAACATCGGCCGCCCGGGCCCGGACGCCTGGATGGGGCGGCTGCCGCGGCTGCCGTACGAGGAGGTCGTCACCACGGTGTGA
- a CDS encoding nuclear transport factor 2 family protein, translating to MPSANIEAIQRSYAGFRDRDIEGILSAMHADVEWVHPEGMAVYGLGGTKRGHAGIKEFLTRVPAVLGGMRLEPKEFIEQGDRVVVFGSRAVTSRRGTTVTLDFVHSWTMREGKATRMEDIFDTVVFHELIES from the coding sequence ATGCCATCAGCGAACATCGAGGCCATCCAGCGGTCCTACGCGGGATTCCGCGACCGCGACATCGAGGGGATCCTGTCGGCCATGCATGCCGACGTCGAGTGGGTCCACCCGGAAGGGATGGCCGTCTACGGGCTCGGCGGCACCAAGCGGGGCCATGCCGGGATCAAGGAGTTCCTCACCCGTGTCCCGGCCGTGCTCGGCGGGATGCGGCTGGAACCGAAGGAGTTCATCGAACAGGGCGACCGGGTGGTGGTGTTCGGCTCCCGCGCGGTCACCTCGCGCCGCGGGACGACCGTGACGTTGGACTTCGTCCACTCGTGGACCATGCGGGAGGGCAAGGCGACGCGCATGGAGGACATCTTCGACACCGTGGTCTTCCACGAGCTGATAGAGAGCTGA
- a CDS encoding NAD(P)-dependent oxidoreductase, with protein MEGKKILVTGGTGQVARPVAEALAERNEVWCLGRFGAPGVREELTARGITTFPWDMDDLDASAYDGLPDDFTHVIHSAMRRGEDGDVNTAVEVNAVSCARLMTHCRTAEAFLYVSTGALYKRQSLDHPYTEDDPVDGVADWLPVYPVAKIAAEGTVRGLAQVLNLPTTIARLNIAYGPGGYGGVPMLYFRRMLAGEPIPVPVEGQNWCSLLHTDDLVAQVPRLWEAAAAPATLVNWGGDEAVGMTDCVRYLEELTGVRARLVPSEVTRETYRFDPARRREITGPCRVPWREGLRTTLQALHPEHIKPEYADRPGSAV; from the coding sequence GTGGAAGGCAAGAAGATCCTGGTAACCGGCGGCACCGGACAGGTCGCCCGGCCCGTCGCGGAGGCCCTGGCCGAGCGCAACGAGGTGTGGTGCCTGGGCCGGTTCGGTGCCCCGGGGGTCCGGGAGGAACTCACCGCCCGCGGGATCACCACGTTCCCCTGGGACATGGACGACCTGGACGCGTCGGCGTACGACGGGCTGCCGGACGACTTCACCCATGTCATCCACTCGGCGATGCGGCGCGGAGAGGACGGTGACGTCAACACCGCCGTCGAGGTCAACGCGGTCTCCTGCGCCCGGCTGATGACCCACTGCCGTACCGCGGAGGCGTTTCTGTACGTCTCCACCGGCGCCCTGTACAAGCGGCAGTCGCTGGACCACCCGTACACCGAGGACGACCCGGTCGACGGAGTGGCGGACTGGCTGCCGGTCTACCCGGTGGCCAAGATCGCCGCCGAGGGCACGGTCCGGGGGCTGGCGCAGGTGCTGAACCTGCCGACCACCATCGCCCGGCTCAACATCGCCTACGGGCCGGGCGGTTACGGCGGGGTGCCGATGCTCTACTTCCGCCGGATGCTGGCGGGCGAGCCCATCCCGGTGCCGGTCGAGGGGCAGAACTGGTGCTCCCTGCTGCACACCGACGATCTGGTGGCCCAGGTGCCCCGGCTGTGGGAGGCCGCGGCGGCCCCCGCCACGCTCGTCAACTGGGGCGGTGACGAGGCGGTCGGCATGACCGACTGCGTGCGCTACCTGGAGGAGCTGACCGGAGTGCGGGCCCGGCTCGTCCCCAGCGAGGTCACCCGGGAGACCTACCGGTTCGACCCCGCCCGGCGGCGGGAGATCACCGGGCCCTGCCGGGTGCCGTGGCGCGAGGGGCTGCGGACCACGCTCCAGGCGCTCCACCCGGAGCACATCAAACCGGAGTACGCGGACCGGCCCGGGTCCGCCGTCTGA